The Chryseobacterium aureum genome contains a region encoding:
- a CDS encoding SDR family NAD(P)-dependent oxidoreductase — MNQNTNKTVLILGANSDVAKQCIKQYIEKGFTVIAASRNTASLDHFIHSNNLDRSKVSVLFFDAADFDSHQKFYADLSIKPHIVVYAAGFLVDNQNALADFKGARQMMEVNYMGGVSILSIIAMDKSNRNLERIIGLSSLSGVRGRKSNFVYGSTKAAFTQFLAGLRQELASRKIIVNVLVIGYIRTKINEGLKLNESLIMEPDYVAGFIVNAGSSFTIVPNYKWKIIYCILKMLPESLAAKLP; from the coding sequence ATGAATCAAAACACAAACAAAACAGTTCTTATTCTGGGCGCCAATTCAGATGTTGCCAAGCAATGTATAAAACAATATATTGAAAAAGGGTTTACAGTAATAGCGGCTTCCAGAAATACCGCATCTCTGGATCATTTCATTCATTCTAATAATCTAGACCGTTCCAAAGTCTCTGTTTTGTTTTTTGATGCCGCAGATTTTGATTCTCATCAAAAATTCTATGCTGATCTTTCCATAAAACCTCATATCGTAGTATATGCGGCAGGTTTTTTAGTAGACAACCAGAATGCTTTGGCAGATTTCAAAGGAGCCAGACAGATGATGGAGGTCAATTATATGGGAGGCGTTTCTATTCTGAGTATTATTGCTATGGATAAAAGCAATAGGAATCTTGAAAGAATTATTGGTCTTTCTTCCTTATCCGGAGTAAGAGGAAGAAAAAGTAATTTTGTTTACGGAAGTACGAAGGCTGCGTTTACTCAGTTTCTTGCCGGGTTAAGACAGGAGCTGGCTTCCCGTAAGATTATTGTGAATGTTTTGGTCATTGGTTATATCAGAACAAAAATCAATGAAGGGCTGAAATTGAATGAATCTTTGATTATGGAACCGGACTATGTAGCGGGATTTATTGTGAATGCAGGAAGTTCTTTCACCATTGTTCCCAATTACAAATGGAAGATTATTTATTGTATTCTGAAAATGCTTCCGGAGAGTCTGGCAGCAAAACTTCCCTGA
- the yajC gene encoding preprotein translocase subunit YajC: MLTLFLQAAGGSSPMMLIMMGVMFVGFYFLMIRPQMKKQKQEKNFQENLKVGTRVVLTSGLHGRIAQVQEDGFVIETLSGKLKFEKAAVSREMTESRFGDKAKSADKAEDKKDTATEEKK, encoded by the coding sequence ATGTTGACACTATTTTTACAGGCAGCAGGGGGATCTTCTCCTATGATGCTGATCATGATGGGGGTAATGTTTGTTGGGTTTTATTTCCTGATGATCAGACCTCAGATGAAAAAACAGAAGCAGGAAAAAAACTTTCAGGAAAACCTTAAAGTAGGAACGAGAGTGGTTCTTACCTCAGGGCTTCACGGAAGAATTGCCCAGGTTCAGGAAGATGGTTTTGTTATCGAAACTCTATCCGGAAAACTGAAATTCGAAAAAGCAGCAGTTTCAAGAGAAATGACAGAATCCCGTTTTGGAGACAAAGCAAAATCTGCTGATAAAGCAGAGGATAAAAAAGATACAGCAACTGAAGAAAAGAAATAA
- a CDS encoding DUF1573 domain-containing protein produces MKKTLSIIALSIIGFGLVSCKKENKETQSTETATTDSAAVAAPVTTGSTAVPGTGETAAPVSNEPSTSVALSENSFDFGKIKKGDKVEHVYEITNTGKNPLIISEVKPGCGCTAPDFTKEPIMPGKKGKVTLHFDSSSFDGNVQKYADVFANVEKAPIRLTFTANIQP; encoded by the coding sequence ATGAAAAAGACGTTATCAATTATCGCCTTGTCTATTATAGGCTTTGGGTTAGTTTCATGTAAAAAAGAAAACAAAGAAACCCAAAGTACTGAAACTGCAACTACTGATTCTGCAGCTGTTGCGGCTCCGGTAACTACTGGTTCTACTGCAGTACCTGGAACTGGTGAAACAGCTGCTCCGGTTTCTAACGAACCATCTACTTCTGTTGCCCTGTCTGAAAACAGCTTCGATTTTGGAAAAATCAAAAAAGGAGATAAAGTAGAGCACGTATACGAAATTACCAATACCGGGAAAAATCCATTGATCATTTCTGAAGTGAAGCCTGGATGCGGATGTACTGCTCCTGATTTTACAAAAGAGCCAATCATGCCTGGTAAAAAAGGAAAAGTTACGTTGCACTTTGATTCTTCAAGCTTTGACGGAAACGTTCAGAAGTATGCAGATGTTTTTGCCAACGTGGAAAAAGCTCCTATCAGATTAACGTTCACCGCGAACATTCAACCATAA
- a CDS encoding transcription antitermination protein NusB, with product MLGRRQIREKVVQTVYSYYQNPVKFDVLEKNMFAGIEKIYYLYIYQLNFLVGLKDLAENQIEIGKNKFLKTDADINPNQKFINNQVLLKLEENPERLFFTGQHKQLKWDMHDDLLVKTFQRITAGKRYQDFMKEDGYSFEEDQKFIGKLFLRYIAENEDFHDYLGDKELSWYDDIHIANSMVQKTIGFLREDEESRTLIKMIKDEEDKTFAAKLLRDTLNNWENNEKKLEERLENWDLERVSLMDKVILSTAIAELDNFAFTPSRVIINEYIEIAKVFATDRSNIFINGILDKYCKDQNRI from the coding sequence ATGTTAGGAAGACGACAAATCCGTGAAAAAGTAGTACAGACCGTGTATTCTTACTACCAAAACCCTGTAAAATTTGATGTTTTAGAGAAAAACATGTTTGCCGGGATAGAGAAAATCTATTATCTATACATCTATCAGCTCAACTTTTTGGTGGGTCTGAAAGATTTGGCAGAGAATCAGATCGAAATTGGTAAGAATAAATTTCTTAAAACTGATGCTGATATTAATCCTAACCAGAAATTCATCAACAACCAGGTATTGCTTAAGCTGGAAGAAAACCCTGAAAGATTATTCTTTACAGGTCAGCACAAGCAATTGAAATGGGATATGCATGATGATTTATTGGTGAAGACTTTCCAGAGAATTACGGCTGGAAAACGCTATCAGGATTTCATGAAAGAAGATGGATATTCTTTCGAGGAAGATCAGAAATTTATTGGTAAATTATTTTTAAGATATATTGCTGAGAATGAAGATTTTCATGATTACTTAGGAGATAAAGAACTTTCATGGTATGATGATATCCATATCGCCAACTCTATGGTACAAAAAACAATCGGTTTCCTGAGAGAAGATGAAGAAAGCAGAACTTTAATCAAAATGATTAAAGATGAAGAAGATAAAACATTCGCTGCAAAATTGTTGAGAGATACCCTGAACAACTGGGAAAACAATGAAAAGAAACTGGAGGAAAGACTGGAAAACTGGGATCTGGAAAGAGTTTCTCTAATGGATAAAGTCATTCTGTCTACAGCCATTGCAGAGCTGGATAACTTTGCTTTCACGCCTTCAAGAGTGATCATTAACGAATATATTGAAATTGCAAAAGTATTTGCTACAGACCGTTCCAATATCTTCATCAATGGTATTTTAGATAAATATTGTAAAGATCAAAATAGAATATAA
- a CDS encoding ABC transporter ATP-binding protein has product MKALKTLNPYFWKHKMLLFWGVLFIIASNFFNIYKVQFVGKSVDELTKNGNLGFNNQVLIYVGIIVGCSLLTGIFTFMMRQTIIVASRRIEYELKNKIYRHYQDLSLTDYKQTTIGDLMNRLSEDVVAVRMYLGPGVMYVANLIVLVLITAIYMVKTDASMTLWTLLPLPILSFAIYKVSSIINKKSKIMQKSQSAISTFVQDSFSGIRVVKFFAREKYIEKNYGIKVTDYQNKALDLAKTEAYFFTIILFVIGLLNVAIIWIGGSKYIAGELSIGKIADFFMYINTLIFPFSMVGWVTSVNQRAEASMQRINEFMDKKSEIINTNFESYPIQGDIEFRNVSYVYPNTGIKALDNLSFKVKAGESLAIMGKTGSGKSTIALLLCRLIDPSEGEILIDGKNLKDHNLNNYRDFIGYIPQESYLFSDTIENNIGFAIDHPSYDKVVEYANIADVHKNIVEFKEQYKTLVGERGVMLSGGQKQRICIARALIKDPNIIIFDDSLSALDTETEQNILENIDKKISNATSIIITHRESSAQKADQILNLTEITNSVTA; this is encoded by the coding sequence ATGAAAGCGCTAAAAACCTTAAACCCCTATTTTTGGAAACACAAAATGCTGTTGTTTTGGGGGGTACTATTTATCATTGCCAGTAATTTCTTCAATATATACAAGGTTCAGTTTGTAGGAAAATCTGTGGATGAACTTACAAAAAACGGAAATCTTGGTTTTAACAATCAGGTTCTGATCTATGTTGGAATTATTGTCGGATGCTCCCTTCTGACCGGAATTTTCACCTTCATGATGAGACAGACGATCATTGTGGCTTCCAGAAGGATAGAATATGAACTTAAGAATAAAATCTACAGACATTATCAGGATTTGTCTTTGACAGATTACAAGCAGACCACCATCGGGGACTTAATGAACAGGCTGAGTGAGGATGTTGTTGCCGTAAGAATGTATCTGGGGCCTGGTGTGATGTATGTAGCCAATCTGATTGTTCTTGTCCTGATCACAGCTATTTATATGGTGAAAACGGATGCTTCCATGACCTTATGGACATTGCTTCCGCTTCCTATTTTATCTTTTGCTATTTATAAAGTAAGCTCAATCATCAATAAAAAGTCGAAAATTATGCAGAAAAGCCAGTCTGCCATTTCAACTTTTGTTCAGGACAGCTTTTCCGGAATCCGTGTGGTAAAATTTTTCGCAAGAGAGAAATACATAGAAAAAAACTACGGTATTAAAGTAACGGATTATCAGAACAAAGCACTGGATCTTGCTAAAACAGAAGCTTATTTCTTTACCATCATTCTTTTTGTGATCGGACTGCTGAATGTGGCGATCATCTGGATAGGTGGCAGCAAATACATCGCCGGAGAATTGAGTATCGGTAAAATTGCAGATTTCTTCATGTACATCAACACTTTGATTTTCCCTTTCTCTATGGTAGGGTGGGTAACTTCTGTCAATCAGAGGGCTGAAGCATCTATGCAAAGAATCAATGAATTCATGGATAAAAAGTCTGAGATCATCAATACGAATTTTGAAAGCTATCCTATCCAAGGAGATATAGAATTCAGAAATGTTTCTTATGTATATCCGAATACAGGAATCAAAGCACTAGATAATTTAAGCTTTAAAGTAAAAGCCGGAGAATCGCTGGCCATTATGGGTAAAACCGGAAGCGGAAAATCAACAATTGCTTTATTACTGTGCCGATTAATAGATCCAAGCGAAGGAGAAATTTTAATTGATGGCAAAAACCTTAAAGATCACAATCTGAACAATTACAGAGATTTTATAGGGTATATTCCTCAGGAGAGCTATTTATTCTCTGATACGATAGAAAATAATATTGGTTTTGCCATTGATCATCCGTCTTATGATAAAGTAGTGGAATACGCCAATATTGCGGATGTTCATAAAAATATCGTTGAGTTTAAAGAGCAATATAAAACACTTGTTGGTGAACGCGGAGTAATGCTTTCGGGAGGGCAAAAGCAAAGAATATGTATTGCAAGAGCCTTAATTAAAGACCCGAATATCATCATTTTCGATGATTCCCTATCCGCTTTAGACACGGAAACCGAGCAGAATATTCTGGAAAATATTGATAAAAAAATAAGTAACGCCACCTCCATAATCATCACACACAGAGAGTCTAGCGCTCAAAAAGCGGATCAAATTCTCAACCTTACGGAAATTACCAATTCTGTAACTGCTTAG
- a CDS encoding DUF3276 family protein encodes MSEYKERHENEIFTKVLKAGRRTYFFDVRETKAGDYYLTITESKKNFGENGEATFEKHKIYLYKEDFKSFQEMFNESTDFIINEKGEDVISEKHDKDFKSRSFTIDSDDEV; translated from the coding sequence ATGAGTGAATACAAGGAACGCCATGAAAATGAAATTTTCACGAAGGTGTTAAAAGCAGGGAGAAGAACTTATTTCTTTGATGTGCGTGAGACGAAAGCAGGAGATTATTATCTTACCATCACTGAGAGTAAGAAAAATTTCGGAGAGAATGGGGAAGCTACATTCGAGAAGCATAAAATTTACCTTTACAAGGAAGATTTTAAGAGTTTTCAGGAGATGTTTAATGAGTCCACAGATTTCATCATTAATGAAAAGGGTGAGGATGTAATTTCAGAAAAACATGACAAAGACTTTAAGAGCAGATCTTTCACTATTGATTCTGACGACGAAGTTTAA
- a CDS encoding right-handed parallel beta-helix repeat-containing protein, which translates to MKNLYFLLFLLNSILISSTVRYVNANSNAGSAPYTSWATASNDLQGVINASQIGDEIWVASGTYFPTRDPFGNTSPSDSRDKTFYLKDGISVYGGFNGTETLLTDRNISSNITILNGDLGVLGSLSDNCYHVVLFAGNSAGAMGVKLDGFSITNGFAMGTVNNNVNGNSASRLAGPAIYFINGDNIISNNKIYMNTGYSGGAIYTSTSNTIISDNEIYNNKALYDGGGVSVFKGTNTITHNYIHDNTATGDGGGIYAVLGVNNVISKNVISKNKGGINQIDTYYYGGGGIYTEKGSNLIVNNVLYENTSNYMGGGIFLYYGQNKVINNTIYKNTGTRGGGFFTYLGNNFVKNNIFWANINGTDNQPGADYKNHNDWPAENYFDNNLFQLPQGFYTLANQNSLYGYPNNKFQINPNFKDETSIFGADGILRTSDDGLSLLPNSVAINYGQLTDAPTDDITGVVRMGNPDVGAYELMGNLAIKELKPDHLRIYPNPVKDILTIETNDKILKVEIYTLTGQLIKITKESKVDISAFLPGTYILNIVTENKIITEKLIKK; encoded by the coding sequence ATGAAAAATTTATACTTTTTATTATTTTTACTTAATTCTATCCTAATTTCTTCAACGGTAAGGTATGTGAATGCTAATTCCAATGCAGGTAGTGCACCTTATACTTCATGGGCTACGGCAAGTAATGATTTGCAGGGCGTAATCAATGCAAGTCAGATTGGAGATGAAATCTGGGTGGCCAGCGGAACTTATTTTCCTACCAGAGATCCTTTTGGAAATACTTCTCCTTCAGATAGTCGTGATAAAACATTTTATCTGAAAGACGGGATTTCTGTATATGGTGGTTTCAATGGAACAGAAACATTATTAACCGACCGAAATATAAGCAGTAATATAACAATCCTGAATGGTGACTTAGGGGTTTTGGGGAGTTTAAGTGATAATTGTTATCATGTTGTGCTGTTTGCCGGAAACAGTGCCGGTGCAATGGGGGTAAAATTAGATGGATTTTCTATTACCAATGGTTTTGCCATGGGTACTGTCAATAATAATGTAAACGGAAATAGTGCTTCCAGACTGGCAGGTCCGGCAATCTATTTTATAAATGGAGATAATATTATATCCAATAATAAGATTTATATGAACACCGGCTATTCCGGTGGAGCGATCTATACTTCAACCAGTAATACCATCATTTCTGACAATGAAATTTATAATAATAAAGCCCTTTATGATGGAGGTGGAGTCAGTGTATTTAAGGGAACAAATACCATTACCCATAACTATATTCATGATAATACGGCTACCGGCGATGGGGGAGGTATCTATGCTGTTTTGGGGGTAAATAATGTGATCAGTAAAAATGTGATCAGTAAAAATAAGGGCGGAATCAACCAGATTGATACTTATTATTATGGAGGCGGAGGTATTTATACCGAAAAAGGCTCGAATCTTATTGTGAATAATGTGCTTTATGAAAATACTTCCAACTACATGGGTGGAGGAATTTTTCTTTATTATGGGCAAAATAAAGTCATTAATAATACCATTTACAAAAATACAGGAACGAGAGGGGGTGGCTTTTTTACCTATTTAGGAAATAATTTCGTGAAAAATAATATATTTTGGGCCAATATTAATGGGACAGATAATCAGCCCGGTGCAGATTATAAAAATCATAATGACTGGCCGGCAGAAAATTATTTCGATAATAATCTGTTTCAGTTACCACAAGGCTTTTACACCTTAGCAAACCAAAATTCTTTGTATGGCTATCCAAATAATAAATTCCAGATTAATCCAAATTTTAAAGATGAAACAAGTATTTTTGGAGCAGATGGTATTTTAAGAACGTCCGATGATGGACTGTCATTATTGCCAAATAGTGTTGCCATCAACTACGGACAATTGACGGATGCGCCAACCGATGATATCACAGGAGTGGTTCGTATGGGTAATCCTGATGTCGGAGCTTATGAATTGATGGGAAATTTGGCTATTAAAGAATTAAAACCGGATCACTTGAGAATTTATCCTAATCCGGTTAAAGATATTTTGACTATAGAAACCAACGATAAAATTTTAAAGGTAGAAATCTATACGCTAACAGGACAACTTATCAAGATCACCAAAGAGTCTAAAGTTGATATTTCAGCATTTCTGCCAGGTACCTATATTCTCAATATAGTGACGGAAAATAAAATCATTACAGAGAAATTGATTAAGAAATAA
- the bshB1 gene encoding bacillithiol biosynthesis deacetylase BshB1: MKTDILAFGAHPDDVELGCGGTIAKMVSEGKKCVVVDLTRGELGTRGTDETRKAEAADAAKILGLSARENLGMKDGFLVNSEEYQLRIVKMIRKYRPEIVLANAIDDRHPDHAKGAKLVSDACFLSGLRKIETVLEGETQEVWRPKHIFHYIQWKDIRPEFVIDISEHLNTKLEACMAYKTQFYDPTSKEPETPITTKDFYESLTYRAQDLGRLSGVTYAEGFTSEKLISLKNFDGIVW; this comes from the coding sequence ATGAAAACAGATATACTTGCCTTTGGAGCGCATCCTGATGATGTAGAGCTGGGATGTGGGGGAACTATTGCCAAAATGGTTTCAGAGGGAAAAAAATGTGTGGTTGTAGATCTTACAAGAGGCGAACTCGGAACGAGAGGTACAGACGAAACAAGAAAGGCGGAAGCCGCTGATGCTGCTAAAATTTTAGGACTCTCTGCCAGAGAGAACCTGGGAATGAAAGATGGTTTTCTGGTAAACTCTGAAGAATACCAGTTGAGAATTGTAAAAATGATTCGCAAATACCGCCCAGAAATCGTCTTGGCCAATGCTATTGATGACAGACATCCGGACCACGCAAAAGGAGCGAAATTAGTATCGGATGCGTGCTTTTTATCAGGATTGAGAAAAATAGAAACGGTGTTGGAGGGAGAAACTCAGGAAGTATGGAGACCTAAGCATATTTTTCATTATATTCAATGGAAAGATATCAGACCGGAATTTGTGATTGACATCTCAGAACATCTCAACACCAAACTGGAAGCCTGCATGGCTTATAAAACCCAATTCTATGATCCGACTTCCAAGGAACCAGAGACTCCTATTACCACAAAAGACTTTTATGAGAGCTTAACCTACCGTGCTCAGGATTTAGGACGATTATCGGGAGTCACTTATGCTGAGGGATTTACGTCTGAAAAGTTAATTTCTTTGAAAAATTTTGACGGAATTGTTTGGTAG
- a CDS encoding tetratricopeptide repeat protein, producing the protein MKDIMNMNVKKIAFGAAVVFFTGFASAQTLQDGINSIDSDKFAQAKTNFTEMIAKEPTAENYFYLGNTFLRQGEPDYAKATESFNKGLAADAKSYLNKIGLAAVKLGKGDKNAVAEIQKVVTDSKEKDAEVLFRAAEALTLFEKNSSPDLAIQFLTKAIEKAEKKGVPAHYYYTLGDAYRLKRAPGEAMSAYDKALPLAKNKASVYTRMATLWMAAQVWQKAKESVDKAISVDPTYAPAYKALAGYDIRYQQNAKATQDLINYTKYADEDPYTQLEIAKLYFTNEDYANSKTVLDKIFDKIEDPIKFKLRAYQSYADKNYADAKQNMDTFVSQAEKTRVQPADQGLQGLIAAGLAKDEKDAAKKSALMAEAQQKVAIAKAAKDETMKWDLELANIAGGGGVSQSEADKGPTNPTIEALKQKVAANSQDSDSLFKLATAYQDAKNWNGAILTWQKMSTLLPDWAPAYYSQGYSYQQAGNNDAAKIAYEKFISTVKPADMEANKQTLAYAYFAVAYMSKDSDAAKAKDYVAKSLQLDPTYQDAVKLNAEINK; encoded by the coding sequence ATGAAAGATATAATGAATATGAATGTAAAGAAGATTGCTTTTGGAGCAGCCGTGGTATTTTTTACCGGTTTTGCCTCTGCACAAACGCTGCAGGATGGTATCAACAGTATAGACAGTGATAAATTTGCCCAGGCAAAAACCAATTTCACTGAAATGATCGCTAAAGAGCCTACAGCTGAAAACTACTTCTATTTGGGAAATACTTTCTTAAGACAAGGTGAACCAGATTATGCAAAGGCTACTGAAAGCTTCAACAAAGGATTAGCTGCTGATGCAAAAAGCTATCTTAATAAAATCGGTTTAGCTGCTGTTAAATTAGGAAAAGGAGATAAAAATGCTGTTGCTGAAATTCAGAAAGTAGTCACTGATTCCAAAGAGAAAGATGCTGAAGTTCTGTTCAGAGCTGCAGAAGCTTTAACTTTATTCGAGAAAAACAGTTCCCCTGATCTTGCGATCCAGTTTTTAACTAAAGCGATCGAGAAAGCTGAGAAAAAAGGTGTTCCTGCACATTATTACTATACATTAGGAGACGCTTACAGATTAAAAAGAGCTCCGGGTGAAGCTATGTCTGCTTATGACAAAGCTCTGCCTTTAGCCAAAAATAAAGCTTCTGTTTACACAAGAATGGCTACGCTATGGATGGCGGCTCAGGTATGGCAGAAAGCAAAAGAAAGTGTAGATAAAGCAATTTCAGTAGACCCTACGTATGCTCCTGCATATAAGGCATTGGCTGGTTATGATATCAGATATCAGCAGAATGCAAAAGCAACACAAGACCTTATCAACTATACAAAATATGCTGATGAGGATCCCTATACTCAATTAGAAATTGCAAAGCTATACTTCACAAACGAAGATTATGCAAACTCTAAAACTGTTTTGGATAAAATCTTTGATAAAATTGAAGATCCGATTAAATTCAAATTAAGAGCTTACCAGTCATATGCAGATAAAAATTATGCAGATGCCAAGCAGAATATGGATACATTTGTTTCTCAGGCAGAGAAAACAAGAGTGCAGCCTGCTGACCAGGGTCTGCAGGGACTTATTGCAGCCGGTTTAGCAAAAGATGAAAAAGATGCTGCTAAAAAATCGGCTTTAATGGCTGAAGCTCAGCAAAAAGTAGCTATTGCAAAAGCGGCTAAAGATGAGACCATGAAGTGGGATCTTGAACTAGCGAATATCGCAGGAGGTGGTGGTGTTTCTCAGTCAGAAGCTGATAAAGGGCCTACTAACCCAACCATTGAAGCATTGAAGCAAAAAGTTGCTGCCAATAGCCAGGATTCTGATTCATTATTTAAGTTAGCTACCGCTTACCAGGATGCTAAAAACTGGAATGGGGCAATCCTTACTTGGCAGAAAATGTCAACGTTACTTCCTGATTGGGCTCCCGCTTATTATAGCCAGGGATATTCTTACCAACAGGCAGGAAACAATGATGCAGCAAAAATTGCTTATGAGAAATTCATCAGTACTGTAAAACCTGCTGATATGGAGGCCAACAAGCAGACTCTTGCTTATGCTTACTTCGCAGTAGCTTATATGAGCAAAGATTCTGATGCCGCTAAAGCAAAAGATTATGTAGCTAAATCTTTACAGCTGGATCCTACTTACCAGGATGCTGTAAAATTAAATGCAGAGATCAACAAATAA
- a CDS encoding PstS family phosphate ABC transporter substrate-binding protein — MKNSFKLAVIFVLSLMLAGCKKEKNTPSYHKGDLTIFTDESFQSVTEALAEGYMINYPETHIKVETKKEDLGLLDLLKGNAKVVVMSRNLTPEEVKTYEERTDLKFLPAKFAADAVVFVVPKDSPKESISMEEINSGLMSDKKEFIFDGTNSSNLNFVAEKFKKQPKDLQFSIIPGNQKIIEELGKYPDKIGVIGLNTFSRPYDKTSEKLREMVKVLPVVDKGKLYNADFEGLSTMKYPFTRVLYFLINEGNFNIANGFIRFSCTHLGQKIVQKEGLQPYNIYKREVQMR, encoded by the coding sequence ATGAAGAATAGTTTTAAGCTTGCAGTAATTTTTGTTTTAAGCTTAATGCTTGCAGGCTGCAAAAAGGAGAAAAATACTCCTTCTTATCATAAGGGTGATCTTACCATTTTTACCGACGAATCTTTCCAAAGCGTTACAGAAGCATTAGCTGAGGGCTACATGATCAATTACCCTGAAACCCACATTAAAGTAGAAACTAAAAAAGAAGATTTGGGACTTCTGGATCTTCTTAAAGGAAATGCTAAAGTGGTCGTAATGTCCAGAAATCTTACTCCCGAAGAAGTAAAAACATACGAAGAAAGAACAGATTTAAAGTTCCTTCCTGCTAAATTTGCAGCAGATGCTGTAGTTTTTGTGGTTCCTAAAGATTCTCCGAAAGAAAGTATTTCCATGGAAGAAATCAACAGCGGCCTGATGTCTGATAAAAAAGAATTTATTTTTGACGGAACGAACTCCAGTAATCTTAATTTTGTAGCTGAAAAATTTAAAAAACAGCCAAAAGACCTCCAGTTTTCCATTATTCCGGGAAATCAGAAGATTATAGAGGAACTGGGTAAATATCCTGATAAAATAGGGGTTATAGGCCTCAATACTTTTAGCCGTCCTTATGATAAAACTTCAGAGAAACTCAGAGAAATGGTTAAAGTGCTGCCTGTTGTCGATAAAGGGAAGTTATATAACGCAGATTTTGAAGGGCTTAGTACAATGAAGTATCCGTTTACAAGAGTCCTGTATTTTCTGATTAACGAAGGTAATTTTAACATTGCCAATGGATTTATAAGATTTTCATGTACTCATTTAGGACAGAAGATCGTACAGAAAGAAGGACTGCAACCTTACAATATTTATAAGAGAGAGGTGCAGATGCGTTAA
- a CDS encoding DUF308 domain-containing protein: protein MMFNWLSLVTGLFYIVLGIVVIVYKFFFTILEPAVAYALGVVLVMYGVFRIYRAISRIKQSRNEE from the coding sequence ATGATGTTCAATTGGTTATCCCTGGTTACGGGATTGTTTTATATCGTTTTAGGAATTGTAGTGATTGTCTACAAATTCTTCTTTACTATTTTGGAACCTGCTGTTGCCTATGCACTAGGAGTGGTATTGGTTATGTATGGAGTTTTCAGAATTTACAGAGCGATCTCAAGAATTAAACAATCGAGAAATGAAGAATAG
- a CDS encoding energy transducer TonB produces MADENVYGKSLSLDEIVFENRNKEYGAYDLRHQYPRLLTKSFIIGTALFLLAALSPFIYLTIKNLTAPPKQEVKADLVDIIEEDPIIEQPKEEEPPPPPPPPKEEEKIEVIQNVVPEPVKAPKIETPPPPISKQLETTTGLQNQEGVKAPAYTPPPPPPSTGTKASTAEVKTNNPNEIYKDVDQSAEYPGGMGALRKFLGDNFDTSLMEGGEGTLKAKLKFVVEKDGTVSAVTIEEKSPNSDFNNEAIRVVKKLKKWTPAKRNGESVRSYYSVPFTMNFE; encoded by the coding sequence ATGGCAGATGAAAATGTATACGGTAAGAGTCTTTCATTAGACGAAATCGTATTTGAAAATAGAAACAAGGAATATGGTGCCTATGATCTTAGACATCAGTATCCGAGACTTTTAACAAAGTCTTTTATCATCGGAACAGCTTTATTCCTTTTGGCAGCTTTGTCTCCGTTCATCTATCTTACGATTAAAAATCTTACCGCTCCGCCTAAACAGGAAGTAAAGGCAGATTTGGTAGATATTATCGAAGAAGATCCGATTATTGAGCAGCCTAAAGAAGAAGAACCACCTCCACCACCTCCACCACCAAAAGAGGAAGAGAAAATTGAGGTAATTCAGAACGTTGTTCCTGAGCCTGTAAAAGCTCCGAAAATTGAAACTCCACCACCGCCGATTTCTAAGCAGTTGGAAACTACAACTGGTTTGCAGAATCAGGAGGGGGTAAAGGCTCCAGCTTATACGCCGCCGCCGCCACCACCATCTACAGGTACTAAAGCAAGTACTGCAGAGGTAAAAACGAACAACCCGAACGAGATCTATAAAGATGTTGACCAGTCTGCAGAATATCCTGGAGGTATGGGAGCATTAAGAAAGTTCTTGGGAGATAACTTCGATACTTCTCTAATGGAAGGAGGTGAAGGAACGCTTAAAGCTAAGCTTAAGTTCGTTGTAGAAAAAGACGGAACCGTTTCTGCAGTTACTATTGAAGAGAAATCTCCAAATAGCGACTTCAACAATGAAGCGATACGTGTAGTTAAGAAACTTAAAAAATGGACTCCTGCGAAAAGAAACGGGGAGAGCGTTAGATCTTACTATAGTGTTCCATTTACTATGAACTTTGAATAA